In Tiliqua scincoides isolate rTilSci1 chromosome 1, rTilSci1.hap2, whole genome shotgun sequence, the following are encoded in one genomic region:
- the RTN4IP1 gene encoding reticulon-4-interacting protein 1, mitochondrial gives MLLKPHTTSWKACRSFFCRQSSAVTCQVGTEKSWRLRVPCRHFHRSTQRCTTMPSWVIDRYGKNDVLRFTNDMMFPIINFPNEVIIKVHAASLNPIDVNMRNGYGAAALRMKRDPLRIKTTGSEFPLTLGRDVSGEVMECGLNVSYFKPGDEVWAAVPPWKQGTLSEFVVASGNEVAKKPRCLSHTQAASLPYVGLTTWTAVSQVGGLKQDNCSNKRILILGASGGVGTFAIQLMKAWGAHVTAVCSQDASELVRRLGADDVVDYKSGNVEEQLKTLPLFDFILDNVGGSTEKWAADLLKKWSGATYVSLVTPFLVNVDRLGVADGMLQTGVTIGTKAIKHLCKGIHYRWAFFMPSGPFLDEITSLVDAGKIHPVIDQVFSFSDVPKAFQKLEEGHARGKTVINVTNKK, from the exons ATGTTGCTCAAACCACACACCACAAGCTGGAAAGCGTGTCGCAGCTTTTTCTGCCGTCAGAGTTCAGCCGTCACCTGCCAAGTTGGGACAGAGAAAAGTTGGAGGCTGCGGGTTCCCTGTAGACATTTCCACCGCTCCACTCAAAGATGTACAACGATGCCATCCTGGGTGATTGACCGATATGGGAAAAATGATGTGCTGCGGTTCACAAATGACATGATGTTCCCTATAATCAACTTCCCCAATGAAGTTATTATCAAAGTCCACGCTGCAAGTTTAAACCCCATAGATGTTAACATGCGAA ATGGCTATGGGGCTGCTGCTTTAAGGATGAAGCGAGATCCACTGCGAATCAAAACCACAGGCAGTGAATTTCCTCTAACGCTTGGCCGTGATGTTTCTGGGGAAGTGATGGAATGTGGACTAAACGTGTCCTATTTCAAACCTGGAGATGAG GTGTGGGCAGCAGTTCCTCCCTGGAAGCAAGGCACTTTGTCAGAGTTTGTGGTGGCAAGCGGGAatgag GTTGCTAAAAAACCCAGGTGTCTCAGTCATACTCAGGCTGCTTCCTTGCCTTACGTTGGCCTAACAACATGGACTGCGGTCAGTCAAGTTGGGGGGCTAAAGCAGGATAACTGTAGCAATAAAAG AATATTGATCCTTGGTGCATCAGGTGGAGTGGGTACCTTCGCTATACAG TTAATGAAAGCCTGGGGTGCTCATGTGACAGCAGTTTGTTCTCAGGATGCCAGTGAACTGGTGAGAAGGCTTGGAGCAGATGATGTGGTTGATTATAAGTCTGGGAATGTGGAAGAGCAGCTGAAAACCTTACCACT GTTTGACTTCATCCTAGATAACGTTGGTGGATCCACTGAAAAATGGGCTGCTGATCTTCTCAAAAAGTGGTCAGGGGCAACATATGTATCTTTAGTAACACCCTTCTTGGTGAATGTGGACAGGCTTGGTGTAGCCGATGGCATGTTACAGACTGGAGTGACTATTGGCACGAAAGCAATAAAG CATCTTTGTAAAGGGATCCATTACCGGTGGGCATTTTTTATGCCAAGTGGTCCATTTCTGGATGAAATAACTAGTCTCGTAGATGCAGGAAAG